The Geotalea uraniireducens Rf4 genome window below encodes:
- a CDS encoding ISL3-like element ISGur7 family transposase — protein MNPEDLFGAALGIAIPWKVTSVDFNKKSSRLDITIDFQRGATFPCPVCGTLSPVHDTTEKEWRHLNFFQYEAYLHARVPRVKCPNSDCGVKLVQVPWARAGSGFTLLFEALAMTMARDLPVKVMSRLFAVTDTRLWRLIQSYVEKARAAEDFSEVKRVGADETFAGRSHDEKFVTFFFDLDMHKLLFGTTGKDNETVKSFVADLKSHGGDPDSITDAAIDMSKAFIKGVKEQLPHAVVTFDKFHVIKLMNDKLSKIRAQEARLFPEILKKSRNLFLKNPENLTPEEEQRLDAIITSQSLRSTEAYMHKLNLQNVYFASSRTEAETLLTKWHRKAAASSIQLIKNMAESVKEHWDGILAHFESGLTSGFIEGINSLIQSAKTRARGYRNPDNLICMAYLVAGKLNLKSLFPLPT, from the coding sequence ATGAATCCTGAAGATCTTTTTGGTGCTGCTCTTGGAATTGCCATCCCGTGGAAGGTTACCTCTGTTGACTTCAACAAGAAGTCAAGTCGTTTGGACATAACCATCGACTTCCAGCGGGGAGCCACCTTTCCCTGTCCGGTCTGCGGAACGTTGTCACCAGTCCATGACACCACGGAGAAAGAGTGGCGGCATCTGAATTTCTTCCAGTACGAAGCCTACCTTCATGCGCGTGTTCCACGGGTAAAGTGCCCTAACAGCGACTGCGGCGTGAAGTTGGTCCAGGTACCCTGGGCTCGCGCAGGCTCAGGATTTACGCTGCTGTTTGAGGCCCTGGCCATGACCATGGCTCGTGATTTGCCGGTGAAGGTCATGAGCAGGCTGTTTGCCGTTACCGATACCCGTCTATGGCGGTTGATTCAATCCTATGTCGAGAAGGCAAGGGCCGCAGAAGACTTCTCCGAGGTGAAGAGGGTCGGTGCGGATGAAACCTTTGCCGGGCGCAGTCATGACGAGAAATTCGTCACCTTCTTCTTCGACCTCGACATGCATAAGCTCTTGTTCGGCACGACGGGAAAGGACAACGAAACAGTCAAGAGCTTCGTCGCGGACCTTAAGTCACATGGCGGCGATCCTGATAGCATCACAGACGCTGCTATTGACATGTCCAAGGCATTCATAAAGGGTGTCAAAGAGCAGTTGCCCCATGCCGTGGTCACCTTCGATAAATTCCACGTCATCAAGCTTATGAACGATAAGCTTAGTAAGATAAGGGCTCAAGAAGCCAGGTTATTTCCTGAAATCCTGAAAAAGAGCAGAAACCTGTTCCTCAAAAATCCAGAGAACCTGACACCGGAAGAGGAACAGCGCCTGGATGCCATTATCACCAGTCAAAGCTTAAGGAGTACGGAAGCTTACATGCACAAGCTGAACCTTCAGAACGTCTATTTTGCTTCAAGCCGAACGGAGGCAGAAACCCTGTTGACCAAATGGCATCGGAAAGCCGCCGCAAGCTCAATCCAACTCATCAAGAACATGGCCGAATCTGTAAAAGAGCATTGGGATGGCATTCTGGCACATTTTGAAAGCGGCCTGACTAGCGGCTTCATTGAGGGCATCAACAGCCTAATTCAATCAGCCAAAACTCGGGCACGAGGCTATCGGAATCCTGACAACTTGATCTGCATGGCTTATCTGGTTGCAGGCAAGCTCAACCTAAAGTCGCTATTCCCTCTACCCACTTGA
- a CDS encoding endonuclease domain-containing protein — MKFLRNDPSLKERRRELRRNQTEAEKIFWAHVRNGQFHGLKFFRQYSVGPYILDFYSPFNKLAVELDGGQHNQAEIREYDAARSEYLNAHGIEVLRFWNHDVLLDVQSVLSRVEEKLTPPVLPLT, encoded by the coding sequence ATGAAATTTTTACGGAATGACCCGTCATTAAAGGAGCGCCGCAGAGAATTGCGGCGCAATCAGACCGAAGCTGAAAAGATCTTCTGGGCGCATGTGCGTAACGGACAGTTTCATGGATTGAAGTTTTTCCGACAATACAGCGTCGGCCCCTATATATTGGACTTTTACAGCCCGTTTAACAAATTGGCGGTTGAACTGGATGGTGGCCAACACAATCAGGCCGAGATCAGAGAGTATGACGCAGCCCGTTCAGAATATCTGAATGCCCACGGGATTGAGGTTTTGCGGTTCTGGAATCATGATGTATTGCTTGATGTGCAAAGCGTTCTTTCGAGAGTAGAGGAAAAACTAACCCCTCCTGTCCTCCCCTTAACCTAA
- a CDS encoding restriction endonuclease-like protein — MPDVLRIDTGYWVLSVWTKDIQTPHDRLKSTLKVRGRDLPSVPVRFSPPLTVSAVQPVAGIILSEQPVTELIFPSPVFFENRAYDFEFQFSPDSARTSEPKIIHWLKSVEDGFRFSRDCLRGSINFGNDVGWFRLGLIFDNGRREIEQFLSFEVLPTKMDMAGDFDRIHREIDSTYPLWRFSFAQKTEHELATSRKPHERFPLLWLALFRSLRSGLENAVKLICRSPHSRLLPLERFQRPDCLKGRLTPRLEEQVTEQCRNGELHRRHRIETRRLSVDTPENRFVKMVMTRCIRELSVFSRRARLNNAVPDRERLSNAFFAELDGWQKPLEQRLAEPLFREVGSYNGMAQESLVLHHRAGYAKVYRIWQELKLYLDLFGRQASISMKSVAELYEVWCLLEIRRMLMALGFTEVETRKAALRTKGLEKDLADGMGTAFRFTRRDGLEIRLAHEPPFSVTRNPDARGIYSWTTPQKPDILLEAALPDGSRINWIFDAKYRIDAEDGKDDLIPDDAINQMHRYRDALIHLKKADDGVTEKSRPVVGAFVLYPGWFDEETGKNPYTAAVEAVGIGGFPLLPGRDNLWLRAFLKEKFGDLSREESKDRVMEADEHLLHESVRIAPTGLSLSRYSDLTLVASLGAVSKRDKQYVDCFMAGTAGWYHIPVSTTDKRISRTVMRELRCCAVAVHPAGAGERRIEYLYDVVSVKLVNRCELGVEQAGTVDPDNRNEYWLLQLGTSRTLPHPVSTGSIRSFRFRLTAAADLLGAKSWSDLPDRYASVMKKSDNAE; from the coding sequence ATGCCTGATGTTCTCAGGATAGATACCGGTTACTGGGTGCTGTCTGTCTGGACGAAAGACATTCAGACGCCGCATGACCGTCTTAAATCCACCCTGAAGGTCCGTGGCAGGGATCTGCCGTCTGTTCCGGTGCGGTTTTCACCACCCCTTACGGTTTCCGCCGTCCAACCCGTTGCAGGGATAATTCTGTCTGAACAGCCGGTCACAGAGCTTATCTTCCCAAGCCCCGTTTTCTTCGAGAACCGTGCCTACGACTTCGAGTTCCAGTTTTCTCCGGACAGTGCCCGTACCTCGGAACCGAAAATCATTCACTGGCTCAAATCTGTCGAGGACGGCTTCAGATTCTCACGCGACTGTCTGAGGGGGAGTATCAACTTCGGCAACGATGTGGGCTGGTTTCGTCTGGGATTGATATTCGATAACGGTCGGCGGGAGATTGAGCAGTTTCTTTCCTTTGAGGTGCTGCCGACCAAAATGGATATGGCCGGCGACTTCGATCGGATCCACAGGGAGATCGACAGTACTTATCCTCTATGGCGCTTTTCGTTTGCCCAGAAGACCGAGCATGAACTGGCAACATCACGAAAACCGCACGAGCGTTTCCCGCTGCTCTGGCTGGCACTGTTCAGGAGCCTGCGGAGCGGGCTTGAAAATGCGGTGAAGCTGATCTGCCGGTCGCCGCATTCACGGCTGCTGCCGCTTGAGCGCTTCCAGAGACCCGACTGTCTCAAGGGGAGGCTGACACCGCGACTGGAGGAACAGGTGACGGAGCAGTGCCGCAATGGCGAACTGCATCGCCGGCACCGCATTGAAACCCGCCGGCTGTCGGTCGATACCCCTGAAAACCGCTTTGTGAAAATGGTGATGACCCGCTGCATCCGGGAACTGTCGGTTTTCAGCCGCAGAGCCCGCCTGAATAACGCCGTGCCTGACAGGGAAAGGCTTAGCAATGCTTTTTTTGCCGAACTGGACGGCTGGCAGAAACCTTTGGAACAGCGCCTGGCGGAGCCGCTGTTCCGTGAAGTCGGGAGTTACAATGGCATGGCACAGGAATCACTGGTGCTTCATCACCGTGCCGGTTATGCAAAGGTCTATCGTATCTGGCAGGAACTGAAGCTGTATCTCGACCTTTTCGGCCGCCAGGCGTCAATCTCCATGAAATCGGTGGCAGAGCTTTACGAAGTCTGGTGCCTGCTGGAAATCCGGCGGATGCTGATGGCACTCGGCTTCACAGAGGTTGAAACCCGCAAGGCCGCCTTGAGAACAAAGGGGCTGGAGAAGGATCTGGCTGACGGTATGGGTACCGCTTTCCGCTTCACGCGACGGGATGGATTGGAGATCCGTCTGGCCCATGAACCGCCGTTTTCCGTAACCAGGAATCCGGACGCCAGGGGTATCTATTCCTGGACCACACCACAGAAACCCGACATTCTGCTTGAGGCCGCCCTTCCTGACGGCAGCCGGATCAACTGGATTTTTGATGCCAAGTACCGGATAGACGCAGAAGACGGCAAAGATGATCTGATTCCTGATGATGCGATCAATCAGATGCACCGTTACCGTGATGCGCTGATACATCTTAAAAAGGCAGATGATGGAGTTACCGAAAAGAGCCGCCCGGTTGTCGGCGCTTTTGTGCTCTATCCTGGATGGTTTGATGAGGAAACCGGCAAAAATCCTTACACCGCGGCCGTTGAGGCAGTCGGTATCGGCGGTTTTCCGCTGCTCCCCGGGCGGGATAATCTCTGGCTCCGTGCGTTTCTGAAAGAGAAATTCGGTGATCTGTCCCGTGAAGAGTCGAAAGACAGAGTAATGGAAGCTGATGAACACCTGCTGCATGAATCGGTGCGGATCGCTCCGACAGGGCTGAGTCTGAGCCGTTACAGTGACCTGACGCTTGTTGCATCATTGGGTGCGGTTTCCAAAAGAGATAAACAGTATGTTGACTGCTTTATGGCCGGCACTGCCGGTTGGTATCACATACCGGTTAGCACGACTGACAAGAGAATCTCAAGAACAGTCATGCGTGAACTCCGCTGCTGCGCCGTTGCTGTTCATCCGGCCGGCGCTGGCGAACGGCGGATTGAATATCTGTATGATGTTGTCTCGGTTAAACTGGTGAATCGGTGCGAACTGGGGGTTGAACAGGCAGGCACTGTCGATCCGGATAATCGGAATGAATACTGGCTGCTCCAGCTTGGGACATCCCGAACTCTGCCGCATCCTGTCAGTACCGGTAGCATCCGCAGTTTCCGTTTCCGCCTGACCGCCGCCGCAGATCTGCTAGGAGCAAAAAGCTGGAGTGACCTGCCGGACAGGTATGCGTCGGTTATGAAAAAAAGTGACAACGCGGAATGA
- a CDS encoding MrcB family domain-containing protein — protein MIQKELEVILSRYTQARMGEPFNGEHEIFSNFEAIREALAQSEAVQSRPHLRVKYSAGQGNWARVPWIAFLDSRETTTTQKGVYCVYLFRQDMSGVYITFNQGVTELIRQNGRPRAHQELQKRAEAIHQYCSGLPSKGFSLIKGIDLRADAGLGADYEYSTIAYKFYEAGNMAPRRIEWVAWAGLM, from the coding sequence ATGATTCAAAAAGAGTTAGAAGTCATTTTAAGCCGATACACTCAGGCCCGCATGGGAGAACCATTTAACGGCGAGCATGAAATATTTTCAAATTTTGAAGCAATACGAGAGGCGTTAGCGCAATCAGAAGCAGTTCAAAGTCGGCCACATCTCCGTGTGAAATACAGCGCAGGACAAGGTAATTGGGCAAGAGTGCCATGGATTGCATTTCTTGATTCAAGAGAAACAACAACAACCCAAAAGGGAGTTTATTGCGTTTATCTATTTCGACAAGATATGTCTGGTGTTTATATTACCTTTAATCAGGGTGTTACAGAGCTGATTAGGCAAAATGGAAGACCACGAGCTCATCAGGAATTACAAAAACGTGCTGAAGCAATACATCAATATTGCTCAGGTCTTCCTTCCAAAGGTTTTTCGCTTATAAAAGGAATAGACCTTCGAGCAGATGCTGGCTTAGGTGCTGACTATGAGTACTCAACTATTGCTTATAAATTTTACGAGGCCGGCAATATGGCTCCTCGACGAATTGAGTGGGTAGCCTGGGCCGGGTTGATGTAA
- a CDS encoding BamA/TamA family outer membrane protein gives MRLLIQLLFLIIAALLTACTSMVPREHLPYPLTNDEFGKTVKVVTVPLPVIASSPNEGIIYGGLAAFLLHNSKDEVSTLLAPQVNYNQNFGITSSLFGSFYPSPDRNWEFNLSKSTKVNEDYELRIRDKSFLDKNLELNAFLFSFTDGSARFFGFQSTSSKSNETNYADLENGFSVSAGYPLYRRIQLVIGERYKKVDIKEGAVTSVPFIRSRFDTTSVPGIDGFTAHAQKLALVYSSLDSPTLPTWGGYAKVSVEASLKAFGSSADYRHYEVEAKAYYPLANSRFISVARIAYNQTLGNDVPFLERSILGGETTLRGYGRNRFIDSSYLLLNLEERIRLFRWEVFNVRADWEIAPFVDLGSVMEYLNKASSKSFEFNPGLGFRAVVRPNIVGRVDIGIGKEGPSVFVGLGYPF, from the coding sequence ATGCGCTTACTTATCCAGTTACTGTTCCTGATCATCGCAGCGCTTCTTACGGCATGCACCAGCATGGTTCCGCGCGAACATCTCCCCTATCCGCTGACCAACGATGAGTTCGGCAAGACGGTCAAGGTGGTTACCGTTCCTTTGCCGGTTATCGCCTCCAGTCCCAACGAAGGGATTATCTACGGCGGACTTGCCGCCTTCCTCCTGCACAACAGCAAGGACGAGGTCAGCACCCTCCTGGCGCCCCAGGTGAACTACAATCAGAACTTCGGCATCACCTCGTCCCTCTTCGGCTCATTCTATCCTTCACCCGACCGGAACTGGGAGTTCAACCTGTCGAAATCGACCAAGGTCAACGAGGACTATGAGTTGAGGATCCGCGACAAATCGTTTCTGGACAAGAATCTGGAGCTGAACGCCTTTCTTTTCTCCTTTACCGATGGTTCAGCGCGCTTCTTCGGCTTCCAGTCCACCAGCAGCAAGTCCAATGAAACGAACTACGCCGACCTGGAAAACGGATTCAGTGTTTCTGCCGGCTACCCCCTCTACCGCCGTATCCAGCTGGTCATCGGCGAGCGCTACAAAAAGGTCGATATCAAGGAGGGGGCCGTCACCAGCGTCCCCTTCATCCGCAGCCGGTTCGACACCACATCCGTCCCCGGCATCGACGGATTTACCGCCCATGCGCAAAAACTCGCCCTCGTCTATTCCTCCCTCGACTCCCCGACCCTCCCGACCTGGGGGGGGTATGCCAAGGTTTCCGTGGAAGCCAGCCTCAAGGCCTTCGGCAGCAGCGCCGATTACCGGCATTACGAGGTCGAGGCAAAGGCATATTATCCGCTGGCGAACTCCAGATTCATCAGCGTCGCCCGCATCGCCTACAACCAGACCCTCGGCAATGACGTGCCGTTCCTGGAAAGGAGTATCCTCGGAGGGGAAACAACCCTGAGAGGTTACGGCCGCAACCGCTTCATCGACAGCAGCTATCTGCTCTTGAACCTTGAGGAGAGGATACGGCTGTTCCGCTGGGAAGTATTCAACGTCAGGGCGGACTGGGAGATCGCCCCGTTCGTGGACCTGGGATCGGTGATGGAATATCTGAACAAAGCCAGCTCCAAGAGCTTCGAGTTCAATCCCGGCCTCGGCTTCAGGGCGGTGGTGCGGCCGAACATCGTCGGCAGGGTGGATATCGGTATCGGCAAGGAAGGACCGTCGGTGTTCGTCGGGCTGGGGTATCCGTTTTAA
- a CDS encoding ATP-binding protein, producing the protein MTNLQETETVELKKSTSELKEGVISIVAMLNKHQRGEVWFGIRNDGAVVGQQVSEKTLRDISKAIADHVEPKIYPVIEQSAVGSRQCIRVQVEGKEYPYYAYGRAYIRVGDEDRQLSAKELENLILGKNRDRLRWDTEVCDKATIDDIGPGKLKSFLKLCGLKFDTIPNSLEKLNLIKAGRLLNAAVLCFARKPEKFFPNARLRCAVFGTLDTTVTIGMKDYYGDVFALINKAEEYILEHINIGMRLEGMLRVDVPEIDPEAFREGIINAFCHRDYREYDSVNIAIFKDRVEIRSPGLLYGGLTIDTIRKKMVSARRNELLAELFQRSHRIEKWGRGIKMILEREPATEFEEVGTVQFVATFKRKNVEAFPSISVGETTQKTTQKTTQKILELIVSNPRISRIELAAEIGITADGVKYQLDKLRKQGILKRIGPDKGGYWEIVKE; encoded by the coding sequence ATGACCAATCTTCAAGAAACCGAAACCGTTGAGCTGAAGAAATCCACCTCCGAGCTGAAGGAGGGGGTGATCTCCATTGTGGCTATGTTGAACAAGCACCAGCGGGGAGAAGTCTGGTTCGGCATCAGGAACGACGGCGCAGTAGTCGGTCAGCAGGTTTCCGAAAAGACGCTCCGCGACATCTCCAAGGCGATTGCCGACCACGTTGAGCCGAAAATCTATCCCGTTATCGAGCAGTCTGCGGTCGGTTCCAGGCAGTGCATCAGGGTGCAGGTCGAAGGCAAGGAGTATCCTTATTATGCCTATGGCCGGGCGTACATCCGGGTCGGAGACGAAGACCGGCAGCTGAGCGCCAAGGAGCTTGAAAACCTGATCCTGGGGAAAAACCGTGACCGGCTCCGCTGGGATACGGAGGTCTGCGACAAGGCAACCATTGACGATATCGGGCCGGGCAAGCTGAAGTCATTCCTGAAGCTATGCGGGCTCAAGTTCGATACCATCCCCAATTCCCTCGAAAAGCTGAATCTCATCAAGGCCGGCAGGCTCCTGAATGCCGCTGTGCTCTGTTTTGCCCGCAAGCCGGAGAAGTTCTTTCCCAACGCCAGGCTGCGTTGTGCCGTGTTCGGGACACTTGACACCACAGTTACCATTGGCATGAAAGACTATTATGGCGATGTCTTTGCCCTGATCAACAAGGCTGAGGAATACATCCTTGAGCATATCAACATCGGCATGCGGCTGGAGGGGATGCTGCGGGTGGATGTTCCCGAAATCGACCCTGAAGCGTTTCGTGAAGGGATTATCAATGCCTTCTGTCACCGGGACTATCGGGAGTATGATTCTGTCAACATTGCCATCTTCAAGGATCGGGTGGAGATCAGAAGCCCCGGCCTGCTTTATGGCGGGCTTACCATCGACACTATCAGAAAGAAGATGGTATCTGCCCGGCGTAATGAGCTGTTGGCGGAGCTGTTCCAGCGCAGTCATCGCATCGAAAAATGGGGCCGAGGCATCAAGATGATCCTGGAGCGGGAACCGGCTACAGAGTTCGAAGAAGTGGGAACGGTGCAGTTTGTTGCTACGTTCAAAAGAAAGAATGTGGAGGCTTTTCCGTCCATCAGTGTCGGTGAAACTACCCAGAAAACTACCCAGAAAACTACCCAGAAAATTCTTGAACTGATTGTCAGCAATCCAAGAATCAGCCGTATCGAACTGGCAGCAGAAATCGGAATTACTGCGGATGGCGTAAAGTATCAGTTGGACAAATTAAGGAAGCAAGGGATTCTAAAACGTATCGGGCCTGATAAGGGCGGGTATTGGGAGATCGTGAAAGAGTGA
- a CDS encoding McrB family protein: MAYDNYLTKKSTIPLPLPKPVENCIQTFLPKPFLLLAGISGTGKTRFVREQADASASVERYGIEKGNNYCLVPVRPDWHEPSDLLGYISRIGEGGARYVVTDLLCFIVKAWKHAASSASTAGIEYKDLNSICPFWLCLDEMNLAPVEQYFADYLSILETRKWADGTYSCDPLLKPAVINQQLNKTGSDDLWDKLNIGGDEPLNAGLRDYFSAVGIPLPPNLIVAGTVNMDETTHGFSRKVIDRALTIDFGEFFPNDYEQYYEADKNKTVRTFDFPRLSGVHRESDLSSVPADPDGRKTIEFLKSVNVVLQDTPFQLAFRALNEALLSVVCFCPADDTQLQAVWDDFLMMKVLPRIEGDQEKLACDGDKSLLTGLAVCLKELLTEIWETARPDLLCEPLVNGVILLNPCRSKRKLDWMQKRLLDNNFTTFWP; the protein is encoded by the coding sequence ATGGCCTATGATAACTATTTGACAAAAAAGTCTACAATCCCTTTACCACTGCCCAAACCCGTTGAAAATTGCATCCAAACTTTTCTTCCCAAACCATTCCTCCTTCTCGCCGGCATCTCCGGCACCGGCAAAACCCGCTTTGTCCGTGAACAGGCCGACGCATCCGCATCGGTAGAACGTTACGGCATCGAAAAAGGCAACAACTACTGCCTTGTGCCGGTACGCCCCGACTGGCACGAACCGTCCGATCTGCTTGGCTATATCTCCCGCATCGGCGAAGGCGGCGCCCGCTATGTGGTTACGGACCTGCTCTGCTTTATTGTCAAAGCTTGGAAGCATGCGGCTTCATCCGCATCCACTGCCGGTATCGAATATAAGGATTTAAACAGCATCTGCCCCTTCTGGCTCTGTCTTGATGAGATGAACCTCGCCCCGGTTGAACAGTATTTCGCCGATTATCTATCCATACTTGAGACCCGCAAATGGGCGGACGGAACATACTCTTGCGATCCGCTTCTCAAGCCCGCCGTCATCAATCAGCAGCTGAACAAAACCGGCAGTGATGACCTGTGGGACAAACTCAATATAGGGGGTGATGAGCCGCTGAATGCTGGTCTGCGGGATTATTTTTCTGCTGTCGGTATCCCGCTTCCGCCCAACCTGATTGTGGCAGGAACCGTCAATATGGATGAGACCACCCACGGTTTTTCCCGCAAGGTGATCGATCGCGCCCTGACCATAGACTTCGGCGAATTTTTCCCCAATGATTATGAGCAGTATTATGAAGCTGACAAAAATAAGACCGTCAGGACGTTTGATTTCCCACGCCTGTCCGGTGTGCATCGTGAGAGTGATCTTTCTTCGGTACCTGCCGATCCGGACGGACGGAAAACCATCGAATTTCTTAAGTCAGTCAACGTAGTGCTTCAGGATACCCCCTTTCAACTTGCTTTCCGGGCCCTGAACGAGGCGCTGCTGTCGGTCGTCTGCTTTTGTCCTGCCGATGATACGCAGCTGCAGGCGGTCTGGGACGACTTTTTGATGATGAAGGTACTACCGAGGATCGAAGGGGATCAGGAGAAGCTGGCCTGCGATGGCGATAAAAGTCTTCTTACGGGCCTTGCCGTCTGCCTGAAAGAACTTCTTACGGAAATATGGGAGACAGCCAGGCCTGACTTGCTGTGCGAACCACTCGTCAATGGTGTTATCCTGCTGAATCCATGCAGGTCGAAAAGAAAACTCGACTGGATGCAGAAACGTCTTCTCGATAACAACTTTACCACCTTCTGGCCGTAG